AGTTAATAAAGATGTGTTTGGAGAAATATTCATATTGAATAGAAGAAGTGgaactttttaatattatttaaatgtacctaggtattaacaattttggaaatttgattttctgttttttgtatgtattttttatttttatggtttgcTTTTAggaattttacttttaattcatcatcatcatcatgtcagccgaaagacgtccactgctggataggTACAGctacttttataattataatattttaactcgAGAATACAGAATAGATAAGCTGTCTTtcgttaaaagttaaataatgtCATATTGTTACAACCATTTAATTAATAGACTCCTAATAGAgataataattttttaatactaactttttttatactacTACCATTTGCTTTTATTGGATATCAACAACCTTTGTCCTTGCATTTATTTACCAGTTTTTTTGGAGAAAAAGAAAATTGAGTTAAGAAAGTTGAGTTATTAAATGGAAAAAATCGATTACAGAAATCATTGTTGTCAAACTAAATCGACCGACTAAGCTTACGTTGCTCTTGGTACGGTACGGCActggttatgttttttttttatttgatggcTAATGGATATAATGGATGAGTTTTTTTATGATGGCAAAGCAATGGCAAAGTAAAACAAGGTAAAATGTTGCCATATTTCAGCAAGTCAACTTGTGCTTGTGGTCCAGTGTCGCCACCTTAGGGTATTttaccctaaatttagggtaTATTTACTCTTTTAGGGTAAAAGTTTTCTAATAAAATGCacgatttcaagaaaaaaattactgcaGATGACATAGAAGCCAAGACTATTATGGATGCATTCCAAGAATGTTTCGAAACGGTGTCGTAGTTCAgctattagtttattaataaatcgcatttatttactttctttttatttaaaaaaaatttagggtaaaAAAGAAAATGTGCCTAATTTAGGGTAGCGttagggttaaaaaaatatctgaggtggcaacactgttgtgcacaatttgaaaaaaaaaattgcaaaagtaATGCTTGGTCTTGGTCGCGTTTGGCTTCAAGCATTTTTGTAATATATAGAATTGTTAATTATTCGTCTGCGTAGTTAAATTTAAGTCCACTCGAGTTAGTATTAAGCAGTTTGTGTGATAATATTCAATCAGGATAAAGGTGGTATATCTATCATCTGCTACATATCGATTCGGCGTATTATAACGTACATAGCTAGGTTATAATTAGATTTCGGCATTTTCCATTTTGTGTTAATTTAACATGGAAAGCATGGATGTCGCGCAAGAAGGTGCCTCAGCTGCGACCACGCCTGTTGTTGAGAATGGTAAGTGCTTCATGTGAACAGCCATGCTTGATTTTTGccaaaacgtgttttttttttgcgaacaGTAAGTCcgattttttttgcttttaggGCCTGATAAGAGTGTTACTGCCGAGGAGATGACCTCCAGGGATTATTACTTCGACTCGTATGCTCATTTCGGCATCCACGAAGAAATGTTGAAGGATGAAGTTCGTACCCTCACATACAGAAACGCCATGTACCACAATAAACACCTGTTCAAGGGAAAAGTAAGTTAAAACATTATTCTTTCTAAGATTTCTTCGCCTTCTGGCTTTAATCCACCAAAAATGACGTATCCATTACATTTTCTAAGCGAAAAATTTAGTTGTTAAGCTCATCATTTTAACCTACAATATTTCTATATAACACGCCGAAAAATGCTCTTAAATAATGTGTTAATGTTAAGTGTCAAGGAGAGTTCTTGGGGATTTGGATTCCACGCAGAATGGCCAGCctcctgtaccacaaaagttaccaGTGCaacaattctacaaaattgttaagttcCTCTTAGCAAAACGTCACAATTTTGTAGAAATGTAGCACTTGTCACTTTTGTAGTACAGGGGCCAGGTTATTTGTTGGCTCTCAGAGCCAACATCTCATAGTCATAGTACAACGTCTTTGATCTGTCCCTTGTGTAGGGAActgagcgagcacccatgaaTAAAGAGTGGTAcggatgcaatatggtgacaaaagcataagatggataagacttattaaacttcgattaatatttttgtgtaaaatgtataatcttcctaataatggtgaagtatcaCTTTACAAATCGTCGGCCTAATTCGTTAACCTTCTAAGTCCATTTTGACTGAGTTTACAGGACATTGAAAAAACTGCATAGACTCTTCAATCGTTAACtaatcaaaattttgaaaatcccaTTGGTAGCTATGACTAAACttgatattttaaagatataattaaCAGCATATCTTATACCAATCAcaggaaattaataaaaatgactaTTTAGCAGGTTTTCGTGATGAAGGTTAAATTGAATATAGGACTTAGCAGTTATTAGACTTAAATTGAGTATGCTGGAGAAAATATCCATAATATTTTGCTTGttattattttaccaaaaaacCAATTCAGCctgtaataaaaattgtatttagtgTTAATCAATCACTAATAATTATGAGATGTACTTACACCTAAGATAAGACTCTTTTTTACTAAACAATCAGCAATAGGTAATTAACAAGCAAATAATGATTAAAATATATGTTCCgcacattaaattatatatagaACTATGAGAAATAACACAATAAATTTACTCTGTTGataattttctcaaataaatcgaATTTTCAGTAAAACATCGCATGACGCAACAGGCACGTGGTGTCGCGAATAACTGTCAGTGCGAAACTAAGACCCGAACTGGACTTAGCAGATTTTCTGTGTGGAAGTCAGAAAGCAGTTTTTCGGGCATAAGATTTGACACTTACTTTATGCTGATATAGCCGTTATTCCTTTACCAAACGGTAGAGAATGGTGTGCACTTTTGACAAGtatgaaaagtaattttcaCCCAAAAGTGGACTTAGCAGGTTAACGAATTAGGCCGACGAAATACGTAGTACGAGGTGATTTTCCCTTACATAAGtggatagtgaactataaaaggaatgctatatagaaaaaaatacgattatttaataataataataataattcatttatttatttactacaacaataaaattatccaattatttttcaactatgttctcttttttaaaccaattgtagtcatatcTATATTACGTATATTGTTCGATATGATTTTGATGTAAATTGCATCCGTCgtctggagtgttcaaagcctccataaaaataagaaaataataatgagtCAACCTATACATACTCATTTAATTTCTACAAgctgtttttatttaactttacaaTGTTCATATCGGTCAACTctagtggcactacctatactataaTATCACAATAATAGGATAGTaagattaacattttttttttaaattttgaaaacaaaagtaTTAAACTATTGACTAAGTGCATGGTCATTCTGCAATTAAAGTTTTGGagtttttagttaaatatattatcaatgatccattatcaattactgagggttTAGGATTTGTCTTGATTtgatttactgaataaatgatttgaattgaattttgaatttgaattttgaattttgtccTGCTCTTGTCTCCCAAGTCACCCAGTATAAAGCTAAAAAGACTGCATTCTCACTCAATAACTTAATTACAGACCGTGTTAGACATAGGCTGTGGTACGGGCATCCTTTCCATGTTTGCTGCCAAGGCTGGAGCGGCCAAGGTTATTGCTGTGGAGTGCTCCAACATTGTGGACTATGCTCGCAAGATTGTTGAGGCCAACAGGCTTGATGACGTCATCGAGATTGTCAAGGGAAAGGTCTGTGAACTTTACTTCTTCCAAATAAAACCCAATATGACTTTCAGCAATTAAGACATACATCTCAACATACATTGGAAGTGCATATTTGTGTCTGTATATCCTGCCATGTGATAGTAACAACTATCTTTTGGtcataatacaattttttggtcaACAAAACACCAACATATCCATCTCACTCTTAGAACATCTACTTTGTATGTTACTTGACAGTTATTTTTAGACTCATGATAAAAAATACCTTTTAATAGTTTGTACTTTTAATTGTAATTGATTGTATTAGTTGTGAAGAATAACTTGTAAATTGATTAAatctcttttattatttatagttagtAAAAGGTGAAACAGTACATTAAAAAGTATTCTAAAAAGTTATTCTATAATATTCTATATCTTCATACTAAAATCCCTTTAGCTTAAATGAAATTAAGTTTGATGGACTTTTGAAACAGGTGGAGGAAGTGACTCTGCCGGTGGAGAAGGTGGACATCATAATCTCGGAGTGGATGGGCTACTGCCTGTTCTACGAGAGCATGTTGGACACTGTGCTGTACGCTCGTGATAAGTGGCTACAACCTGATGGCATGCTGTTCCCTGACAGGTCAGTCACCGATGCATTTTGGCAATAGGGAACATGCATGGGACACTTCTCTGAAACAATTTAACATAATACAAAACggtaaaataaaacgaatgacctaaatgttttctttttcgtaaaaaatattaattcattAAGCATTCCTTCTCTTTCTATAAAAATGTTTAGCATGAACTATCTGAGGTAGCCATATAATATGAAGTCCTAGTCCATGATGGATCTCTGtctaattgaaaatttaaaaggTACATAGCTTTGTTGGATTTTAAGATATTTAGAAAATTCTTTTACAACTCTGTCAGACAATAAACGCGCGGTTCCCTCCAGGGTTTTTTGGTTATCAGAATAGCATGTTTTGCGGAATGTGCACTTTTAGAGAAAGTGTATTTAATAAGCCTATGCTACCATAGGTTCGGATTACTCtggccctgaagggtaactttggctcGTAGGAGAATTATAGCTCTTTGCCATGTGATTGGTGTTGTGATTGATCAAtcacatttttaacccccaacgcaaaaaggggggtgctataagtttgaccgctgtgtgtctgtctgtctgtggtaccgtagctgttaaacgggttgaccgattataatgcgatttttttttatttgaaatcaggttttctagagatggttcttagacatatttcatcaaaatcggttcagccatttttgagatattgaactttgaagtgacaaagtcgggggttttccaactttttgttggtaaggttattatgtatttattggaCCCTTctttatgtggttttcatatgcgccaaagtaaccctccaatgggtcaaagtaccccgaccttatgGTATATTCTTTAACTGTGGTGTATTTGTCAGATGCACTCTGTTCATCTGCGGCATCGAAGATCGTCAGTACAAGGACGAGAAGATCAACTGGTGGGACGACGTGTACGGATTCGACATGAGCTCCATCCGCAAGGTGGCCATCTCGGAGCCGCTCGTCGACGTGGTCGACGCCAAACAGGTCGCGAACAccggcttttttatttatttttttaaacaggatTCCATACTGTAGTAATGTTATAAACTAGCTTTCCcgtaaaaaaactatcctatgtgctTCTTCGGGACTTAAaatatctgtgtaccgaatttcatctaaatcagtttaaCAGTTTAGATGTAGAgaagaggtaacaaataaacagacttataaactttcgtatttataacattagttgcgtgtgtgtgtgtcggTCCTGCATGCGGATTTGATCAAAAAAAATTCGTAGCAGGTGAAAAATTTGAGCAAACAACCtgttgtacagtcaaacaaattgaatcatgaccaagggtggtggaacctttgtgctactaatgtcattttGGCATCTCATACTTTTGACAAAAGAATCGACTAAaattacttgtttaaaaatgtaaatgtgCGTTGGTTAcactgtacagtcacctacaTTAAAATCTGCCACAGGGAAGCGTGAATAAATATTTGACATGACGGCCCTAGAAATGGAGTCTAGTCATAGtctagatatttatgcacactttgttgtgtcgGACATTGATGCTGCTGACTAAATATAATACTGCACAGAATTCCATATACGAAAAATGACGTAACCTCTTGTAtgtcagattaaaaaaaaaaaaactgcattcaagtCTTGTTTGAAAATAATACCAATTTCACGTATTGAAATATTAATGGAAAAAGATAGCCTAAACTTTGGCACATAATATCTAAGTNNNNNNNNNNNNNNNNNNNNNNNNNNNNNNNNNNNNNNNNNNNNNNNNNNNNNNNNNNNNNNNNNNNNNNNNNNNNNNNNNNNNNNNNNNNNNNNNNNNNAAAAGATGAAAGAGAAATTTCTATAAAGCAATTGTGAAAACAAATTCATCTCCATACCCAGGACATCAAAAACGATCaaacattgaattaaaattactgAATAACAACTGTTCTGTCAAGCAAAATCAATATTATCACGATCCCAAAACTTATTCAGATGTACGTTTGCATAACAGAAGATTTTCCTTCGGTTGCCTGACTGTTGATTCAGGTAAAAGATTGTTTCAGCTGTTCTGGATAAAGTTGAACGTTTATTTCTGAACAAGTATCTTTATTAACACGCCCGGATCGGGTCAATTAAGCTGCTTTTGTTCTATATCGTATTGCGTAATTAAGAAGGCGTTACTTACGTAGGTGCATTAAttaactaagtatttttttaatataaagaataaaacagttcagtaaaaatattaagcaataatttaataatttataatttaatttaatttgacaccagagggcctagtggttagagaatctgactacgaagctttaggtcccgggttcgattcccgtgtcgggggcagatatttgtatgaaaaatacgaatgtttgttctcgggtcttggtgtttaatatgtatttaagtatgtatctatcatataattatatttatccattgcttagtacccataacacgagctttgctaagcttactttgggactaggttaattggtgtgaattgtcccgtgatatttatttatttaataataagtagtaGTGAGTAATGATAGTAAGTAACTatatttacttaggtactaaaGTGTTAGTTCTAATTTATACTCTTAAAGTTCGTAGATTTTCCATTTTACGGTTTATAAGTTTTATCATTTATTAGCTATCGCCCGTGACCTAGTTATGGCCCTCAGGAATAAAATTGACCTATGTTAACTGGAATAGCGTTTGAAATTTTGTGTGGTCTATCTTAGTGAcagattatttaaaataagttattcCCAAAATGACCCCCTTTGAACAAAAAAACCATAAACAACAAAATTTACCTTTTTaccaaattataattaataaatttgataCTTTATACATTTTATCTATAAAAAGCTTTGcgtattgaaatattatttcgaaaaatgttgttattttatagtctatttatttttaatattattgtactTATTGTAAACGCGTAAATGataatgtatgtttgtttgttatgctGTAACGCTTTAACTAGTGAACTGATTGTAAAAACTTTGATATGTGGAAATAGTATTAAGATCCTGAGAAGAACATCAGGTAGCTTTCCCTCCTTGGAAAATAGTGTTATAGATCCCGCGGGCGCGCAACAAAAAAATTCTTCATAGAAAATCGTCAGCAACAGTTAGTTTTACTATgtactttttaatattatttttttagcttcTATAATATAGTTTTGTGAATTCgattcatttaataatttacaaacTTCATTCTAATATTATTGTTCATcctgaaaaatattatgttgtCGTCTACATAACtaataaaacgtaaaaaaaataaaatcgaaaGAGTCACCTCCGCAAATATTTATACTACGcctaaacaaaataaagtcGCAGTCAAGAGtgcaaatattaaataaacaagtCACAAAAGACTCGTTATGAAAATTTAATGTTGTTTTCTTATTTCTCATCCCAGTCATGCTTTGTGCCAAACTTGAAGAGTTGTCTGAATGCAAAGTAGCCGCTTTATTGCATTTCACTGAAGAAAGGAATGTTAGAGGGGACTTTAATAATGTGTTGTATGTATAAGAATGAATGAAAGGTTCGGTTCACATGTGTGAATATTGGTTTTCAGAAAGACGCgtgatatgtaggtacaatcaaTGTAGCTGAATCGGTACCAGTGGAAAGTTTGTGCAACACTGATGTCATATTGTCATTTCATATAACTGCTAAAGAAATCTTAGTGAAATTGACTATTGAAGAACTATGGAGtaccaccctggtacgcgattcagtttcctcgtaCAGTCACGGAATGTCATCTTTAAGTCTTCTGTTTGTAGACAAGTTggtgacgtcaagaaatttgaTTCATGTAGGTATACCTTCCGCCTGAAATCTAAATTCGACATTCAAATTTTAGTCATTAGCGAANNNNNNNNNNNNNNNNNNNNNNNNNNNNNNNNNNNNNNNNNNNNNNNNNNNNNNNNNNNNNNNNNNNNNNNNNNNNNNNNNNNNNNNNNNNNNNNNNNNNNNNNNNNNNNNNNNNNNNNNNNNNNNNNNNNNNNNNNNNNNNNNNNNNNNNNNNNNNNNNNNNNNNNNNNNNNNNNNNNNNNNNNNNNNNNNNNNNNNNNNNNNNNNNNNNNNNNNNNNNNNNNNNNNNNNNNNNNNNNNNNNNNNNNNNNNNNNNNNNNNNNNNNNNNNNNNNNNNNNNNNNNNNNNNNNNNNNNNNNNNNNNNNNNNNNNNNNNNNNNNNNNNNNNNNNNNNNNNNNNNNNNNNNNNNNNNNNNNNNNNNNNNNNNNNNNNNNNNNNNNNNNNNNNNNNNNNNNNNNNNNNNNNNNNNNNNNNNNNNNNNNNNNNNNNNNNNNNNNNNNNNNNNNNNNNNNNNNNNNNNNNNNNNNNNNNNNNNNNNNNNNNNNNNNNNNNNNNNNNNNNNNNNNNNNNNNNNNNNNNNNNNNNNNNNNNNNNNNNNNNNNNNNNNNNNNNNNNNNNNNNNNNNNNNNNNNNNNNNNNNNNNNNNNNNNNNNNNNNNNNNNNNNNNNNNNNNNNNNNNNNNNNNNNNNNNNNNNNNNNNNNNNNNNNNNNNNNNNNNNNNNNNNNNNNNNNNNNNNNNNNNNNNNNNNNNNNNNNNNNNNNNNNNNNNNNNNNNNNNNNNNNNNNNNNNNNNNNNNNNNNNNNNNNNNNNNNNNNNNNNNNNNNNNNNNNNNNNCGAATCTGTGCCATTACCAAAATTGATGTGAGTGTTCGTCCAGGCGCGTTCAAGATGGGCTCCCTCCGG
This region of Choristoneura fumiferana chromosome 11, NRCan_CFum_1, whole genome shotgun sequence genomic DNA includes:
- the LOC141432884 gene encoding protein arginine N-methyltransferase 1-like (The sequence of the model RefSeq protein was modified relative to this genomic sequence to represent the inferred CDS: added 384 bases not found in genome assembly), which codes for MESMDVAQEGASAATTPVVENGPDKSVTAEEMTSRDYYFDSYAHFGIHEEMLKDEVRTLTYRNAMYHNKHLFKGKTVLDIGCGTGILSMFAAKAGAAKVIAVECSNIVDYARKIVEANRLDDVIEIVKGKVEEVTLPVEKVDIIISEWMGYCLFYESMLDTVLYARDKWLQPDGMLFPDRCTLFICGIEDRQYKDEKINWWDDVYGFDMSSIRKVAISEPLVDVVDAKQVVTNSCLLKEIDLYTVKKEDLNFESKFHLQVRRNDFIQALVTFFNVEFTKSHKRLGFSTAPEAPYTHWKQTVFYFDEYMTVKKQEEIAGTFSMRQNARNNRDLDFEIEIDFKGELCQVQEKNHYRMR